One Setaria italica strain Yugu1 chromosome II, Setaria_italica_v2.0, whole genome shotgun sequence DNA segment encodes these proteins:
- the LOC101767516 gene encoding uncharacterized protein LOC101767516, with protein MRVAATQLPLPTASPPRRRRRAQHMPTAAAPRPPPRALAAILRSRVIACLRAEDGETALQAAHAAVLGGVTVLEVVMSTPGVLEVIEDLCRSYPSLTFGVGTVLNAADARKAIGAGAQFLMSPGTVMEVLHDLEESKVLYIPGVLTPTEVLSACSAGAKVVKVYPVSVMGGEVYMSALKKPFPLVPMVASQGIQIGSIKGYVEAGASAVVLSDAIFDKELMRKGKFSEISELASQATFEALQSTK; from the exons ATGCGCGTTGCCGCCACCCAGCTGCCCCTCCCCACCGCCTccccgcctcgccggcggcggcgagctcagCACATGCCGACCGCGGCAGCGCCGCGGCCACCCCCGAGGGCTCTCGCCGCCATCCTGCGCTCGCGCGTCATCGCGTGCCTCCGCGCGGAAGA TGGCGAGACGGCGTTGCAGGCGGCGCATGCGGCCGTGCTCGGCGGCGTCACAGTG CTGGAGGTCGTGATGTCGACTCCAGGAGTGCTAGAG GTTATTGAAGATCTTTGCAGGAGTTATCCTTCTTTAACCTTCGGG GTTGGCACGGTCTTAAATGCTGCTGATGCAAGGAAAGCCATAGGAGCTGGTGCACAGTTTCTGATGAGTCCTGGCACAGTCATG GAAGTACTCCATGATCTTGAAGAAAGTAAGGTTCTATACATCCCTGGAGTCCTGACACCAACTGAA GTTTTATCTGCCTGCAGTGCTGGCGCAAAAGTCGTTAAG GTGTACCCAGTGTCAGTGATGGGTGGAGAGGTGTACATGTCTGCTCTGAAGAAACCATTTCCTCTTGTACCGATGGTTGCTTCTCAAGGAATCCAAATAG GTTCAATCAAGGGGTATGTGGAAGCAGGGGCATCCGCAGTGGTGTTATCTGATGCTATTTTTGACAAAGAATTGATGAGGAAGGGGAAATTCAGCGAAATATCGGAACTTGCAAGTCAAGCCACTTTTGAGGCATTGCAGTCCACAAAGTGA